Within the Pelagovum pacificum genome, the region GCTGTTCGTGGATCAGCCCCTGGTCGCGTGCGATGGCGACCTTCTCCGGAACAGCGGTCTGAGTCTGATAATAGAACCTCTGGATGTCGATCTCGCTCGCGGTGCCGAGGAACTCCACCAGCGGATGATTGGTGCTATAGCCGCCGGCCACCCGGCGCGGCAGCTTGGCGAGCCAGTCCGTCTTGTCGTTGGCATGGAAATGCAGGATGCGCATGTCCTCGTTGAACGGCTGCCAGGGAAAGTCGGTGCGGATCGACCGGGACGGGCCGTGGATGCCGGGCCGCACGTCCTTGCCGCCGAGAAACGCGCACTTCCCCGCACGATGACCCAAAAGCCCGCGCGGCAACACGTCCCGATACGCCCCGAACATCCGCCGTAGCCAAGGGCGCGGCATGTTGCGCGGCACCTCCGCGCGGAAGACTGTCGCGGTGAAGATGTCGTCCTCGAGCGAGGAGTCGAACAGTGCTTCGAACGGGGCAAGGCGGATGTAAGGGACGTCCGTGCGCACCGTGTCGAGCAGCTCGTCGATCGGTGCGTCCCCGGTCAGGAA harbors:
- a CDS encoding glycosyltransferase family 2 protein gives rise to the protein MEWGVCTTAKATVEQTLAFVAWHLDLGASRIWLHLDDPEDPVGDLLIGAEGVTVIHCDAAWWEALGGRPDHHSPRQGLNLRRLYAENRVPWLFHLDVDEFLTGDAPIDELLDTVRTDVPYIRLAPFEALFDSSLEDDIFTATVFRAEVPRNMPRPWLRRMFGAYRDVLPRGLLGHRAGKCAFLGGKDVRPGIHGPSRSIRTDFPWQPFNEDMRILHFHANDKTDWLAKLPRRVAGGYSTNHPLVEFLGTASEIDIQRFYYQTQTAVPEKVAIARDQGLIHEQRLELRRRIEARFGAPED